In Monodelphis domestica isolate mMonDom1 chromosome 3, mMonDom1.pri, whole genome shotgun sequence, the following proteins share a genomic window:
- the LOC100014327 gene encoding zinc finger protein 501-like produces MEECVEDAALEPCRWPPQAAVTFQDVAVDFTREEWRLLEPPQKELYWEVMLENYRNLVCLGLADSRQDVRISVLESEEPQWIPTGGVLRSCWPGWDTRPQTKESAPKMSISVKVLTPETFLEDVPSIYKMEKIWECNGSFKKKQRIEGKPSTRLKTIQAVPPKEAGGSEYSKYSQTSSPEPDLFPQQGVSVVMQCQKGDKQRGSSTMHSNRGQYNQVYSRKKYPKVKKCQNVLGHERGNSFLQNNELCPRQRTDRKGKCTELTKRGKTDLAKRSHLQSSERWYKCNECGKAFRYEVSLKVHYRIHTGEKPFECSECGRAFCQRIDLIRHIRIHTGEKPFKCCDCGKAFSRSTSLTLHQRTHTGEKPYECNVCGKTFRSSSHLSGHRKSTHEGIRLHECNVCGKAFSRKYDLTNHSRIHTGERPYECSGCGKTFCLKSSFTFHFRSHTGEKPFKCSECGKAFYRKLDFINHNRTHTGEQPIQCMFSLGEIH; encoded by the exons ATGGAGGAGTGTGTAGAGGACGCTGCGCTGGAGCCCTGCAGGTGGCCCCCCCAG GCCGCAGTGACGTTCCAGGATGTGGCCGTGGACTTCACGCGGGAGGAGTGGAGGCTGCTGGAgcctccccagaaggagctgtactgggaggtgatgctggagaactacAGGAACCTGGTGTGCCTGG GCCTTGCTGATTCCCGTCAGGATGTGAGGATCTCTGTGCTGGAGTCAGAGGAACCACAGTGGATTCCAACCGGTGGTGTTCTAAGAAGCTGCTGGCcag gtTGGGACACTAGGCCTCAGACCAAGGAGTCAGCTCCCAAGATGAGTATTTCGGTGAAAGTCTTGACCCCGGAAACGTTCTTGGAGGATGTTCCAAGTATCTACAAGATGGAGAAGATCTGGGAGTGTAATGGCAGTTTTAAGAAGAAGCAGAGAATTGAGGGGAAACCTTCTACACGACTAAAAACAATCCAAGCAGTACCTCCCAAGGAGGCTGGAGGTTCTGAATATAGTAAATACAGTCAGACCTCTAGCCCAGAGCCAGACCTTTTTCCACAGCAGGGAGTATCTGTAGTTATGCAGTGCCAGAAAGGAGATAAGCAGAGAGGGAGTTCCACCATGCATTCAAACCGAGGACAGTATAATCAAGTCTATTCCAGGAAGAAATATCCTAAGGTTAAGAAATGTCAGAATGTGTTGGGTCATGAAAGGGGGAATTCTTTCCTTCAAAATAATGAACTTTGTCCACGCCAGAGAactgatagaaaaggaaaatgtactGAATTGACTAAACGTGGGAAGACGGATCTTGCTAAACGCTCTCATCTTCAGAGTTCAGAGAGATGGtataaatgcaatgaatgtggaaaggccttccgATATGAGGTTTCTCTTAAAGTACATTACAGAATTCATAccggagagaaaccttttgaatgcagtgaatgtggtAGGGCTTTCTGCCAGAGGATAGATCTTATTCGCCATATtaggattcatactggagagaaaccttttaaatgctGTGATTGTGGGAAAGCCTTTTCTAGGAGCACAAGCCTAACTTTacatcagagaactcatactggagagaaaccttatgaatgcaatgtaTGTGGGAAGACATTCCGTTCAAGCTCTCACCTTTCAGGACACCGGAAAAGTACTCATGAAGGAATAAGACTTCATGAATGCAATGTATGTGGGAAAGCATTCTCTCGGAAGTATGATCTTACTAATCACAGTAGAATTCATACTGGCGAGAGACCCTATGAATGCAGTGGATGTGGAAAGACCTTCTGCCTGAAGTCAAGTTTTACATTTCACTTTAGAagtcatactggagagaaacctttcaaatgcagtgaatgtggaaaggctttttatAGAAAGCTAGATTTTATCAACCATAATAGGACTCATACTGGAGAACAGCCTATTCAGTGCATGTTTTCCCTTGGAGAAATTCACTga